A section of the Citrus sinensis cultivar Valencia sweet orange chromosome 8, DVS_A1.0, whole genome shotgun sequence genome encodes:
- the LOC102629425 gene encoding SHUGOSHIN 2 isoform X1: MKGERMAKRSSFGSIMRRRLSDITNSQSRPKVLLSHEEKPSQVSPASGDLVDQLIKEKTTLMRFIEERNKIIELSSSELHNLRISIQKLQLQNWNLAQSNSQYLAEINLGREKVKALQHELVCKDALIKAKSIVKERKTYSNCENTASQDGEKVIEECVPKANENVKTCERNRRRSTRCKSMGPSTTRQKVAEKENVENKRRCVRRQSARFKSQERAPTENLFEIEDSKLPATQPLDDPMHEDNSIQAGSSTANEEFSSSRNEARLSHRSSMGRPSRKAAEKVQSYKELPLKVKMRKTST; encoded by the exons ATGAAAGGTGAAAGAATGGCAAAGAGATCGAGTTTCGGCAGCATAATGAGGCGGAGGCTATCTGATATTACAAATTCGCAGTCACGACCCAAAGTTTTGTTGAGCCATGAAGAGAAGCCATCTCAGGTTTCTCCAGCCTCTGGGGACCTTGTTGATCAACTTATTAAG GAAAAGACGACATTGATGAGGTTTATTGAGGAGAGAAA CAAAATCATCGAGTTGAGTAGCAGTGAGTTGCACAACCTGAGAATCAGCATTCAGAAATTGCAGCTGCAGAATTGGAATCTTGCTCAATCTAACAGCCAGTATCTAGCG GAGATCAATTTAGGAAGAGAAAAA GTGAAAGCTCTACAGCATGAACTTGTATGCAAGGATGCTTTAATTAAAGCAAAGAGCATTGTGAAAGag CGAAAAACATATTCAAACTGCGAAAATACTGCCTCCCAG GACGGAGAGAAGGTGATTGAAGAGTGTGTGCCTAAAGCTAATGAAAATGTCAAAACTTGTGAACGCAACAGAAGGAGAAGTAcaagatgcaaat CTATGGGCCCTTCTACCACACGTCAAAAAGTGGCAGAAAAAGAGAATGTCGAAAATAAAAG GCGTTGTGTGAGACGGCAATCTGCTAGGTTCAAATCCCAAGAGCGGGCACCTACAGAAAACTtgtttgagattgaagatTCTAAGCTCCCGGCAACTCAGCCACTGGATGATCCAATGCATGAAGATAATTCAATCCAAGCTGGTTCATCCACTGCAAATGAAGAATTTAGTAGCTCAAGAAATGAAGCACGGCTATCCCATAGATCCTCAATGGGAAGACCATCACGCAAAGCAGCTGAGAAGGTACAGTCCTACAAAGAACTACCACTTAAGGTTAAAATGCGAAAAACTTCCACCTAA
- the LOC102629425 gene encoding SHUGOSHIN 2 isoform X2, translating to MKGERMAKRSSFGSIMRRRLSDITNSQSRPKVLLSHEEKPSQVSPASGDLVDQLIKEKTTLMRFIEERNKIIELSSSELHNLRISIQKLQLQNWNLAQSNSQYLAEINLGREKVKALQHELVCKDALIKAKSIVKEDGEKVIEECVPKANENVKTCERNRRRSTRCKSMGPSTTRQKVAEKENVENKRRCVRRQSARFKSQERAPTENLFEIEDSKLPATQPLDDPMHEDNSIQAGSSTANEEFSSSRNEARLSHRSSMGRPSRKAAEKVQSYKELPLKVKMRKTST from the exons ATGAAAGGTGAAAGAATGGCAAAGAGATCGAGTTTCGGCAGCATAATGAGGCGGAGGCTATCTGATATTACAAATTCGCAGTCACGACCCAAAGTTTTGTTGAGCCATGAAGAGAAGCCATCTCAGGTTTCTCCAGCCTCTGGGGACCTTGTTGATCAACTTATTAAG GAAAAGACGACATTGATGAGGTTTATTGAGGAGAGAAA CAAAATCATCGAGTTGAGTAGCAGTGAGTTGCACAACCTGAGAATCAGCATTCAGAAATTGCAGCTGCAGAATTGGAATCTTGCTCAATCTAACAGCCAGTATCTAGCG GAGATCAATTTAGGAAGAGAAAAA GTGAAAGCTCTACAGCATGAACTTGTATGCAAGGATGCTTTAATTAAAGCAAAGAGCATTGTGAAAGag GACGGAGAGAAGGTGATTGAAGAGTGTGTGCCTAAAGCTAATGAAAATGTCAAAACTTGTGAACGCAACAGAAGGAGAAGTAcaagatgcaaat CTATGGGCCCTTCTACCACACGTCAAAAAGTGGCAGAAAAAGAGAATGTCGAAAATAAAAG GCGTTGTGTGAGACGGCAATCTGCTAGGTTCAAATCCCAAGAGCGGGCACCTACAGAAAACTtgtttgagattgaagatTCTAAGCTCCCGGCAACTCAGCCACTGGATGATCCAATGCATGAAGATAATTCAATCCAAGCTGGTTCATCCACTGCAAATGAAGAATTTAGTAGCTCAAGAAATGAAGCACGGCTATCCCATAGATCCTCAATGGGAAGACCATCACGCAAAGCAGCTGAGAAGGTACAGTCCTACAAAGAACTACCACTTAAGGTTAAAATGCGAAAAACTTCCACCTAA
- the LOC102629715 gene encoding uncharacterized protein LOC102629715 isoform X2, translating to MDLDDPLDFENEDPLLTNPVVNKKRKKAIGLDDLLTDHYKQKSQILEREKKRAAKAKKNYNSDEDENGKEALLSNIVNSCQNQMEEISVEEENSEWGLQVFGNKETLPPLVFPKLGSCSLLRSFINNKVNTLVELSTETGEAFLEGLLVNGWLSKLVLASGEVEKSIATWTFKLILYSSKEELRASACEFWCAILSSKNEVDAVPVKIHWFPSYSDLEKALVAYGFLSEFSSTVEPDNTDRGPPENLIAWVKFTAACCQVRYVTDTEIPASAPWSKKSMFSSKEAEKLVEVVTCLFLDRRLQGLSVILYECMHSAISYFTDQEWNTSCEKIAKSLACRVPRDINCLRVVDCISRVNKRCKQLRSAVAYQILVIFFENKITNEEEILNLLITVNVKDKTCDLFRMYIYLALTENWLLSCPKLEEKPVMTEMWSVYLRNCSCLISSTDLRLYASKVRNKASYLLQGSTN from the exons ATGGACTTGGACGATCCTCTTGATTTCGAAAACGAAGACCCTCTCCTCACTAACCCTGTCGTTAACAAGAAACG GAAAAAAGCTATTGGATTGGATGATCTGTTGACTGATCACTACAAACAGAAAAGTCAAATTcttgagagagaaaagaagCGGGCAGCTAAGgctaaaaaaaactataattccgATGAAGATGAGAATGGCAAGGAAGCTTTGCTGTCTAACATCGTCAATAGCTGCCAAAATCAg aTGGAAGAGATAAGTGTTGAGGAAGAGAACTCCGAGTGGGGTCTACAAGTCTTTGGAAATAAA GAAACATTACCGCCTCTGGTTTTTCCTAAGCTGGGAAGTTGCTCACTTTTGCggtcttttataaataacaaagtCAATACTTTGGTGGAACTCAGCACAGAAACAG GGGAGGCATTCCTTGAAGGATTATTGGTCAACGGATGGCTCTCAAAGTTGGTCCTAGCAAGTGGTGAAGTAGAAAAATCAATTGCCACTTGGACTTTTAAACTAA TTTTGTATTCATCAAAAGAAGAGTTAAGGGCATCTGCTTGTGAATTCTGGTGTGCTATTCTCTCATCTAAAAATGAG GTTGATGCAGTGCCTGTTAAAATTCATTGGTTTCCAAGCTACTCTGACCTTGAAAAAGCTCTTGTGGCATATGGGTTTTTATCTGAGTTTTCATCCACCGTAGAGCCAGACAATACTG ATAGAGGACCACCAGAAAATCTTATTGCCTGGGTAAAATTTACTGCTGCTTGCTGTCAAGTAAGGTATGTGACAGATACTGAGATACCTGCAAGCGCCCCATG GAGTAAAAAGTCTATGTTTTCGAGTAAGGAAGCTGAAAAGTTGGTTGAAGTTGTTACTTGTCTGTTTTTAGACCGCCGACTTCAAGGTTTGTCTGTAATTTTGTACGAATGTATGCACTCCGCTATCAGTTACTTCACAGACCAGGAGTGGAATACCAGCTGTGAGAAGATAGCAAAATCTCTTGCTTGCAG GGTTCCCAGGGACATAAACTGCTTGCGAGTTGTAGACTGCATTTCAAGAGTTAACAAACGTTGTAAGCAACTCAGAAGTGCGGTTGCTTATCAGATTCTTGTtatcttttttgaaaataag ATCAccaatgaagaagaaatactGAATTTGCTCATCACAGTCAATGTGAAAGACAAAACATGTGATCTTTTCAGGATGTATATATATCTGGCTTTGACAGAGAACTGGCTTTTGTCATGTCCAAAGTTGGAAGAAAAGCCAGTGATGACTGAAATGTGGAGTGTTTATCTTCGAAATTGTTCTTGTCTAATCTCTAGCACAGATTTGAGGCTTTATGCATCAAAG GTTCGCAATAAAGCCTCCTATCTATTACAAGGCTCCACCAACTAA
- the LOC102629715 gene encoding uncharacterized protein LOC102629715 isoform X4 — MDLDDPLDFENEDPLLTNPVVNKKRKKAIGLDDLLTDHYKQKSQILEREKKRAAKAKKNYNSDEDENGKEALLSNIVNSCQNQMEEISVEEENSEWGLQVFGNKETLPPLVFPKLGSCSLLRSFINNKVNTLVELSTETGEAFLEGLLVNGWLSKLVLASGEVEKSIATWTFKLILYSSKEELRASACEFWCAILSSKNEVDAVPVKIHWFPSYSDLEKALVAYGFLSEFSSTVEPDNTDRGPPENLIAWVKFTAACCQVRSKKSMFSSKEAEKLVEVVTCLFLDRRLQGLSVILYECMHSAISYFTDQEWNTSCEKIAKSLACRVPRDINCLRVVDCISRVNKRCKQLRSAVAYQILVIFFENKITNEEEILNLLITVNVKDKTCDLFRMYIYLALTENWLLSCPKLEEKPVMTEMWSVYLRNCSCLISSTDLRLYASKVRNKASYLLQGSTN, encoded by the exons ATGGACTTGGACGATCCTCTTGATTTCGAAAACGAAGACCCTCTCCTCACTAACCCTGTCGTTAACAAGAAACG GAAAAAAGCTATTGGATTGGATGATCTGTTGACTGATCACTACAAACAGAAAAGTCAAATTcttgagagagaaaagaagCGGGCAGCTAAGgctaaaaaaaactataattccgATGAAGATGAGAATGGCAAGGAAGCTTTGCTGTCTAACATCGTCAATAGCTGCCAAAATCAg aTGGAAGAGATAAGTGTTGAGGAAGAGAACTCCGAGTGGGGTCTACAAGTCTTTGGAAATAAA GAAACATTACCGCCTCTGGTTTTTCCTAAGCTGGGAAGTTGCTCACTTTTGCggtcttttataaataacaaagtCAATACTTTGGTGGAACTCAGCACAGAAACAG GGGAGGCATTCCTTGAAGGATTATTGGTCAACGGATGGCTCTCAAAGTTGGTCCTAGCAAGTGGTGAAGTAGAAAAATCAATTGCCACTTGGACTTTTAAACTAA TTTTGTATTCATCAAAAGAAGAGTTAAGGGCATCTGCTTGTGAATTCTGGTGTGCTATTCTCTCATCTAAAAATGAG GTTGATGCAGTGCCTGTTAAAATTCATTGGTTTCCAAGCTACTCTGACCTTGAAAAAGCTCTTGTGGCATATGGGTTTTTATCTGAGTTTTCATCCACCGTAGAGCCAGACAATACTG ATAGAGGACCACCAGAAAATCTTATTGCCTGGGTAAAATTTACTGCTGCTTGCTGTCAAGTAAG GAGTAAAAAGTCTATGTTTTCGAGTAAGGAAGCTGAAAAGTTGGTTGAAGTTGTTACTTGTCTGTTTTTAGACCGCCGACTTCAAGGTTTGTCTGTAATTTTGTACGAATGTATGCACTCCGCTATCAGTTACTTCACAGACCAGGAGTGGAATACCAGCTGTGAGAAGATAGCAAAATCTCTTGCTTGCAG GGTTCCCAGGGACATAAACTGCTTGCGAGTTGTAGACTGCATTTCAAGAGTTAACAAACGTTGTAAGCAACTCAGAAGTGCGGTTGCTTATCAGATTCTTGTtatcttttttgaaaataag ATCAccaatgaagaagaaatactGAATTTGCTCATCACAGTCAATGTGAAAGACAAAACATGTGATCTTTTCAGGATGTATATATATCTGGCTTTGACAGAGAACTGGCTTTTGTCATGTCCAAAGTTGGAAGAAAAGCCAGTGATGACTGAAATGTGGAGTGTTTATCTTCGAAATTGTTCTTGTCTAATCTCTAGCACAGATTTGAGGCTTTATGCATCAAAG GTTCGCAATAAAGCCTCCTATCTATTACAAGGCTCCACCAACTAA
- the LOC102629715 gene encoding uncharacterized protein LOC102629715 isoform X3, whose translation MDLDDPLDFENEDPLLTNPVVNKKRKKAIGLDDLLTDHYKQKSQILEREKKRAAKAKKNYNSDEDENGKEALLSNIVNSCQNQMEEISVEEENSEWGLQVFGNKETLPPLVFPKLGSCSLLRSFINNKVNTLVELSTETGEAFLEGLLVNGWLSKLVLASGEVEKSIATWTFKLILYSSKEELRASACEFWCAILSSKNEVDAVPVKIHWFPSYSDLEKALVAYGFLSEFSSTVEPDNTDSADRGPPENLIAWVKFTAACCQVRSKKSMFSSKEAEKLVEVVTCLFLDRRLQGLSVILYECMHSAISYFTDQEWNTSCEKIAKSLACRVPRDINCLRVVDCISRVNKRCKQLRSAVAYQILVIFFENKITNEEEILNLLITVNVKDKTCDLFRMYIYLALTENWLLSCPKLEEKPVMTEMWSVYLRNCSCLISSTDLRLYASKVRNKASYLLQGSTN comes from the exons ATGGACTTGGACGATCCTCTTGATTTCGAAAACGAAGACCCTCTCCTCACTAACCCTGTCGTTAACAAGAAACG GAAAAAAGCTATTGGATTGGATGATCTGTTGACTGATCACTACAAACAGAAAAGTCAAATTcttgagagagaaaagaagCGGGCAGCTAAGgctaaaaaaaactataattccgATGAAGATGAGAATGGCAAGGAAGCTTTGCTGTCTAACATCGTCAATAGCTGCCAAAATCAg aTGGAAGAGATAAGTGTTGAGGAAGAGAACTCCGAGTGGGGTCTACAAGTCTTTGGAAATAAA GAAACATTACCGCCTCTGGTTTTTCCTAAGCTGGGAAGTTGCTCACTTTTGCggtcttttataaataacaaagtCAATACTTTGGTGGAACTCAGCACAGAAACAG GGGAGGCATTCCTTGAAGGATTATTGGTCAACGGATGGCTCTCAAAGTTGGTCCTAGCAAGTGGTGAAGTAGAAAAATCAATTGCCACTTGGACTTTTAAACTAA TTTTGTATTCATCAAAAGAAGAGTTAAGGGCATCTGCTTGTGAATTCTGGTGTGCTATTCTCTCATCTAAAAATGAG GTTGATGCAGTGCCTGTTAAAATTCATTGGTTTCCAAGCTACTCTGACCTTGAAAAAGCTCTTGTGGCATATGGGTTTTTATCTGAGTTTTCATCCACCGTAGAGCCAGACAATACTG ATTCTGCAGATAGAGGACCACCAGAAAATCTTATTGCCTGGGTAAAATTTACTGCTGCTTGCTGTCAAGTAAG GAGTAAAAAGTCTATGTTTTCGAGTAAGGAAGCTGAAAAGTTGGTTGAAGTTGTTACTTGTCTGTTTTTAGACCGCCGACTTCAAGGTTTGTCTGTAATTTTGTACGAATGTATGCACTCCGCTATCAGTTACTTCACAGACCAGGAGTGGAATACCAGCTGTGAGAAGATAGCAAAATCTCTTGCTTGCAG GGTTCCCAGGGACATAAACTGCTTGCGAGTTGTAGACTGCATTTCAAGAGTTAACAAACGTTGTAAGCAACTCAGAAGTGCGGTTGCTTATCAGATTCTTGTtatcttttttgaaaataag ATCAccaatgaagaagaaatactGAATTTGCTCATCACAGTCAATGTGAAAGACAAAACATGTGATCTTTTCAGGATGTATATATATCTGGCTTTGACAGAGAACTGGCTTTTGTCATGTCCAAAGTTGGAAGAAAAGCCAGTGATGACTGAAATGTGGAGTGTTTATCTTCGAAATTGTTCTTGTCTAATCTCTAGCACAGATTTGAGGCTTTATGCATCAAAG GTTCGCAATAAAGCCTCCTATCTATTACAAGGCTCCACCAACTAA
- the LOC102629715 gene encoding uncharacterized protein LOC102629715 isoform X1, translated as MDLDDPLDFENEDPLLTNPVVNKKRKKAIGLDDLLTDHYKQKSQILEREKKRAAKAKKNYNSDEDENGKEALLSNIVNSCQNQMEEISVEEENSEWGLQVFGNKETLPPLVFPKLGSCSLLRSFINNKVNTLVELSTETGEAFLEGLLVNGWLSKLVLASGEVEKSIATWTFKLILYSSKEELRASACEFWCAILSSKNEVDAVPVKIHWFPSYSDLEKALVAYGFLSEFSSTVEPDNTDSADRGPPENLIAWVKFTAACCQVRYVTDTEIPASAPWSKKSMFSSKEAEKLVEVVTCLFLDRRLQGLSVILYECMHSAISYFTDQEWNTSCEKIAKSLACRVPRDINCLRVVDCISRVNKRCKQLRSAVAYQILVIFFENKITNEEEILNLLITVNVKDKTCDLFRMYIYLALTENWLLSCPKLEEKPVMTEMWSVYLRNCSCLISSTDLRLYASKVRNKASYLLQGSTN; from the exons ATGGACTTGGACGATCCTCTTGATTTCGAAAACGAAGACCCTCTCCTCACTAACCCTGTCGTTAACAAGAAACG GAAAAAAGCTATTGGATTGGATGATCTGTTGACTGATCACTACAAACAGAAAAGTCAAATTcttgagagagaaaagaagCGGGCAGCTAAGgctaaaaaaaactataattccgATGAAGATGAGAATGGCAAGGAAGCTTTGCTGTCTAACATCGTCAATAGCTGCCAAAATCAg aTGGAAGAGATAAGTGTTGAGGAAGAGAACTCCGAGTGGGGTCTACAAGTCTTTGGAAATAAA GAAACATTACCGCCTCTGGTTTTTCCTAAGCTGGGAAGTTGCTCACTTTTGCggtcttttataaataacaaagtCAATACTTTGGTGGAACTCAGCACAGAAACAG GGGAGGCATTCCTTGAAGGATTATTGGTCAACGGATGGCTCTCAAAGTTGGTCCTAGCAAGTGGTGAAGTAGAAAAATCAATTGCCACTTGGACTTTTAAACTAA TTTTGTATTCATCAAAAGAAGAGTTAAGGGCATCTGCTTGTGAATTCTGGTGTGCTATTCTCTCATCTAAAAATGAG GTTGATGCAGTGCCTGTTAAAATTCATTGGTTTCCAAGCTACTCTGACCTTGAAAAAGCTCTTGTGGCATATGGGTTTTTATCTGAGTTTTCATCCACCGTAGAGCCAGACAATACTG ATTCTGCAGATAGAGGACCACCAGAAAATCTTATTGCCTGGGTAAAATTTACTGCTGCTTGCTGTCAAGTAAGGTATGTGACAGATACTGAGATACCTGCAAGCGCCCCATG GAGTAAAAAGTCTATGTTTTCGAGTAAGGAAGCTGAAAAGTTGGTTGAAGTTGTTACTTGTCTGTTTTTAGACCGCCGACTTCAAGGTTTGTCTGTAATTTTGTACGAATGTATGCACTCCGCTATCAGTTACTTCACAGACCAGGAGTGGAATACCAGCTGTGAGAAGATAGCAAAATCTCTTGCTTGCAG GGTTCCCAGGGACATAAACTGCTTGCGAGTTGTAGACTGCATTTCAAGAGTTAACAAACGTTGTAAGCAACTCAGAAGTGCGGTTGCTTATCAGATTCTTGTtatcttttttgaaaataag ATCAccaatgaagaagaaatactGAATTTGCTCATCACAGTCAATGTGAAAGACAAAACATGTGATCTTTTCAGGATGTATATATATCTGGCTTTGACAGAGAACTGGCTTTTGTCATGTCCAAAGTTGGAAGAAAAGCCAGTGATGACTGAAATGTGGAGTGTTTATCTTCGAAATTGTTCTTGTCTAATCTCTAGCACAGATTTGAGGCTTTATGCATCAAAG GTTCGCAATAAAGCCTCCTATCTATTACAAGGCTCCACCAACTAA
- the LOC102630186 gene encoding protein NUCLEAR FUSION DEFECTIVE 4, translating into MGESGGGGGTNWFHFMLHVIRGRWFSVFASFLIMAGAGATYLFGTYSKDIKASLGYDQSTLNLLGFFKDLGANVGVPSGLLGEITPTWFVLLVGSGMNFAGYLMIWLAVTGKIAKPAVWHMCAYICIGANSQNFANTGALVTCVKNFPESRGNMIGLLKGFTGLSGAILTQVYLAVYGNDSKSLILLIGWLPAAISVIFVYTIRIIPVVQHTSHEAKVFYHFLYASIVLALFLMVMTILEKVMSFPREAYAASATGCIVLLFVPLAIAIREELAIWNLKKQPPSEVTVEKPAEIEPKKEPLPPPDEPKGSTKSCFLTICDKPPRGEDYTILQALLSIDMLILFVATFGGLGSSLTAIDNLGQIGESLGYPTKTIKSFVSLVSIWNYFGRVFAGFVSEGLLAKYKMPRPLMLTLVLVLSCIGLLLIAFPFPGSVYVASVIIGFSFGAQLPLIFAIISELFGLKYYSTLFNCGQLASPLGSYILNVKVTGSLYDHQAVKELAKKGMNRSDVKELICIGVKCYRLPFIILACVTCFGALVSFILVIRTREFYRSDIYKKFRENAEESSSSS; encoded by the coding sequence atgggtGAAAgtggtggaggtggaggtACCAATTGGTTCCATTTTATGTTACATGTGATTAGAGGCAGATGGTTTTCAGTTTTTGCATCATTCTTGATCATGGCCGGAGCTGGGGCAACTTATCTTTTTGGTACATATTCAAAAGATATAAAGGCCTCCCTTGGTTATGATCAATCAACTCTCAATCTCTTAGGATTCTTTAAAGACCTTGGAGCCAATGTTGGTGTCCCTTCAGGCCTCCTAGGTGAAATAACACCAACATGGTTTGTTCTCCTTGTTGGTTCTGGAATGAACTTTGCGGGCTACTTGATGATCTGGCTCGCGGTCACCGGCAAGATTGCCAAGCCCGCAGTTTGGCACATGTGTGCGTACATTTGCATAGGTGCCAATTCCCAGAACTTTGCAAACACAGGGGCTCTTGTCACTTGTGTCAAGAACTTCCCTGAAAGTAGAGGCAACATGATTGGTCTCTTGAAAGGCTTTACCGGGCTTAGTGGAGCCATTTTGACACAAGTTTATTTGGCCGTTTATGGTAACGACTCTAAATCTCTTATTCTTCTTATTGGTTGGCTCCCAGCTGCAATATCAGTTATTTTTGTGTACACAATAAGGATCATACCGGTTGTTCAACATACAAGTCATGAAGCTAAAGTcttttaccattttctttaCGCATCGATTGTGTTAGCATTGTTTCTTATGGTAATGACAATACTGGAAAAAGTTATGTCATTCCCCAGGGAAGCCTATGCAGCAAGTGCTACTGGTTGTATTGTGCTTCTCTTCGTCCCTCTTGCTATTGCCATTAGAGAAGAACTAGCCATATGGAACCTCAAAAAACAGCCCCCTTCTGAAGTAACCGTCGAAAAACCAGCCGAAATTGAACCAAAGAAAGAGCCACTGCCACCTCCTGATGAGCCAAAAGGTAGTACTAAATCTTGTTTCCTCACCATTTGTGATAAGCCGCCCAGAGGAGAAGACTACACAATCTTGCAAGCACTTCTGAGCATTGACATGTTGATTCTATTTGTTGCAACTTTCGGTGGGCTTGGATCAAGCTTAACAGCCATAGACAACTTGGGGCAAATTGGTGAGTCACTTGGCTACCCAACAAAAACCATTAAATCATTTGTGTCACTTGTTAGCATATGGAATTACTTTGGGAGAGTCTTCGCCGGATTTGTCTCAGAAGGCCTACTGGCAAAGTACAAAATGCCGCGGCCGCTAATGTTGACGTTGGTCCTTGTCTTATCCTGCATTGGCCTGCTCTTGATCGCATTCCCGTTCCCGGGTTCAGTCTATGTTGCTTCTGTGATCATAGGATTCTCATTTGGTGCACAATTGCCGTTGATTTTTGCCATCATCTCTGAGCTCTTTGGGCTTAAGTACTACTCCACATTGTTCAATTGTGGGCAATTGGCAAGCCCACTTGGGTCATATATTCTCAATGTGAAGGTCACAGGGAGCCTATATGATCATCAAGCAGTAAAAGAGCTCGCGAAGAAGGGCATGAATAGGTCAGACGTGAAAGAACTGATATGCATTGGCGTTAAGTGCTACAGGCTACCATTTATAATCTTGGCGTGTGTTACTTGCTTCGGAGCCCTTGTTTCGTTCATATTGGTGATTAGGACAAGAGAGTTTTATAGAAGTGATATCTACAAGAAATTTAGAGAGAATGCCGAGgaatcatcatcttcatcttaa